The following are encoded together in the Lactuca sativa cultivar Salinas chromosome 1, Lsat_Salinas_v11, whole genome shotgun sequence genome:
- the LOC111876258 gene encoding uncharacterized protein LOC111876258, translated as MNNSESPQDMVPPVEGVAGGGTAYGWGDGSLQIQDQSLLRGTIDPTRVPSSELVHVWSMPSTANVGPQEMPRPLEPVSLLAARNERESIQIAIRPKVSWSGTNIAGVVQIQCTDLCSTSGDRLVIGQSVTLRRVVPILGVPDALVPIEMPISQINLLPGETSAIWVSVDVPNTQPPGQYDGEFIVTATKADAEYAAQFLGKSEKHQLYRELKNCLDVIEPIDGKTVEEVVERVKSANTTLRRVLLSPSFSEFFSENGPLDMMDEDANLSIRLKLSLTVWDFVLPETPSLPAVIGISDTVIEDRFGVKHGSAEWYDALEQHFKWLLQYKISPYFCKWGNSMRVLTYTSPWPADHPKSDEFFSDPRLAAYAVPYSPVVPCGDLTKDYLQKEVEILRSKSHWKKAYFYLWDEPLNVQQYDAIRHQASEIHAYAPDARVLTTYYSGPSDAPLAPDNFLKVPGYLRPHTQIYCTSEWVIGNREEMVKDIIAEIQPENNEEWWTYVCMGPPDPHPNWHLGMRGTQHRAVMWRVWKEGGTGFLYWGANCYDKATVASAEIKFRRGLPPGDGVLFYPGEVFSSSHEPVASLRLERLLSGLQDIEYLKLYSSRYGREEGVGILEKTGMYLGPERYTLEHTPIDMMRGEIFRTCRSL; from the exons ATGAACAACTCTG AGAGTCCCCAAGACATGGTTCCTCCAGTTGAAGGCGTTGCTGGAGGTGGGACAGCATATGGATGGGGTGATGGTAGCTTACAAATACAGGATCAAAGTCTATTGAGAGGGACAATTGATCCTACCAGAGTTCCATCTTCTGAATTAGTACATGTATGGAGTATGCCAAGCACTGCAAATGTAGGACCTCAAGAAATGCCTCGACCATTAGAGCCT GTATCTCTTTTAGCTGCAAGAAATGAGAGGGAAAGCATCCAAATTGCTATACGTCCTAAAGTTTCTTGGAGTGGAACCAATATTGCTGGGGTTGTACAGATTCAATGTACTGATCTTTGTTCTACTTCTGGTGACAG GTTAGTCATCGGTCAATCAGTTACATTGAGACGTGTGGTCCCTATTTTGGGTGTTCCGGATGCACTTGTACCAATTGAAATGCCAATCTCACAGATAAATCTGCTTCCAGG AGAAACATCTGCCATTTGGGTTTCTGTTGATGTTCCAAACACACAACCTCCTGGACAATATGATGGAGAATTTATAGTTACTGCTACCAAAGCAGATGCAGA ATATGCAGCACAATTTCTTGGTAAATCTGAGAAACACCAACTATACAGGGAACTCAAAAACTGTCTTGATGTCATTGAGCCAATTGATGGGAAAACAGTTGAAGAAGTG GTAGAAAGAGTAAAATCTGCAAATACAACTTTGAGAAGAGTTCTTCTATCACCTTCATTTTCTgaattcttttcagaaaatggtCCCCTAGATATGATGGATGAAGATGCAAACCTTTCAATACGTTTGAAGCTAAGTTTGACTGTTTGGGACTTTGTTCTTCCGGAAACGCCCTCGCTTCCAGCTGTCATTGGT ATATCCGACACTGTAATTGAAGATCGTTTTGGTGTTAAACATGGAAGTGCTGAATGGTATGATGCATTAGAACAACATTTTAAGTGGCTTCTTCAGTATAAAATCAGTCCTTACTTCTGCAAATGGGGTAACAGCATGCGTGTTTTGACTTACACCTCTCCATGGCCTG CTGATCATCCAAAATCAGATGAATTTTTCTCAGATCCTCGCCTTGCAGCTTATGCTGTGCCATATAGTCCTGTAGTCCCTtg TGGGGATTTGACAAAGGATTATCTGCAGAAGGAGGTTGAGATTTTGAGATCAAAAAGTCATTGGAAGAAAGCCTACTTCTACCTATGGGATGAG CCACTGAATGTGCAACAGTATGATGCTATTCGCCACCAAGCTAGTGAGATTCATGCGTATGCACCCGATGCCCGTGTATTGACTACATACTACTCGG GTCCGAGTGATGCCCCTCTTGCTCCAGACAACTTTCTCAAGGTACCAGGGTACCTACGCCCTCATACACAAATATATTGTACAAG tGAATGGGTGATTGGTAACCGGGAAGAGATGGTGAAGGATATAATTGCAGAGATACAGCCAGAAAACAATGAG GAATGGTGGACATACGTGTGCATGGGACCACCTGACCCTCATCCTAACTGGCACCTAGGTATGCGGGGCACACAGCACCGTGCGGTGATGTGGCGTGTATGGAAAGAAGGTGGGACCGGGTTTCTGTACTGGGGTGCCAACTGTTACGACAAGGCAACTGTCGCCAGTGCCGAG ATCAAATTCAGGCGGGGACTCCCTCCAGGTGATGGAGTATTGTTTTACCCTGGTGAAGTTTTCTCATCCTCACATGAACCGGTTGCTTCTCTTAGGCTAGAACGCCTTTTGAGTGGGTTACAG GACATTGAGTATCTGAAGCTGTATAGTTCAAGATACGGGCGGGAAGAAGGGGTTGGGATTCTAGAAAAAACAGGGATGTATTTAGGGCCAGAGAGATACACTCTTGAGCACACCCCAATAGACATGATGCGGGGTGAGATTTTCAGAACATGTCGTTCTTTGTAG